The following proteins come from a genomic window of Microbacterium sp. SY138:
- a CDS encoding LLM class flavin-dependent oxidoreductase, which yields MSEQSGAQAMQFGIMSVSDITRDPTTGITPSEQERIKATTAIAVHAEEVGLDVFAIGEHHNPPFWSSSPTTFLAALAAQTERLIVSTSTTLITTNDPVRIAEEYAMLQHVSDGRMDLMLGRGNTGPVYPWFGQDIRQGLPLAIENYALLHKLWREDVVDWEGKFRTPLQGFTSTPRPLDGIAPFVWHGSIRTPEIAEQAAYYGDGFFANNIFWPKEHYQRLIELYRQRFEHYGHGTREQAIVGLGGQVFMAAKSQDAVNQFRPYFDNAPVYGHGPSMEDFTEMTPLTVGSPQQVIDRYAAMREHYGDYQRQLFLIDHAGLPLKTVLEQLDILGSEVVPVLRKELAKDRPAAVPDAPTHAARVRAEFGDGPTRQARPGANRGDNLTGDSPYQDSPAPAGAAFGLGRTEA from the coding sequence ATGAGCGAGCAGTCAGGCGCGCAGGCGATGCAGTTCGGCATCATGTCGGTCAGCGACATCACGCGCGATCCCACCACCGGGATCACCCCCAGTGAGCAGGAGCGCATCAAGGCGACCACGGCGATCGCCGTGCACGCCGAAGAGGTCGGACTCGACGTCTTCGCGATCGGCGAGCACCACAACCCGCCGTTCTGGTCCTCCAGCCCCACGACCTTCCTCGCGGCGCTGGCCGCGCAGACCGAGCGCCTGATCGTCTCCACGTCGACGACGCTCATCACCACGAACGATCCCGTGCGCATCGCCGAGGAGTACGCGATGCTGCAGCATGTCTCTGACGGCCGCATGGACCTCATGCTCGGTCGTGGCAACACCGGTCCGGTGTATCCCTGGTTCGGTCAGGACATCCGCCAGGGACTCCCGCTCGCGATCGAGAACTACGCCCTGCTGCACAAGCTGTGGCGTGAGGACGTCGTCGACTGGGAGGGCAAGTTCCGCACGCCGCTGCAGGGCTTCACGTCGACTCCGCGCCCCCTCGACGGGATCGCGCCGTTCGTATGGCACGGATCCATCCGTACCCCGGAGATCGCCGAGCAGGCTGCGTACTACGGTGACGGCTTCTTCGCGAACAACATCTTCTGGCCCAAGGAGCACTACCAGCGCCTCATCGAGCTGTACCGCCAGCGCTTCGAGCACTACGGCCACGGCACACGGGAACAGGCGATCGTGGGTCTCGGCGGACAGGTGTTCATGGCCGCGAAGTCGCAGGACGCGGTGAACCAGTTCCGCCCGTACTTCGACAACGCGCCCGTCTACGGTCACGGGCCGAGCATGGAGGACTTCACCGAGATGACTCCGCTGACGGTGGGTTCCCCGCAGCAGGTGATCGACCGGTACGCCGCGATGCGCGAGCACTACGGTGACTACCAGCGGCAACTCTTCCTGATCGACCACGCGGGTCTGCCGCTCAAGACGGTGCTGGAGCAGCTCGACATCCTCGGTTCCGAGGTCGTGCCGGTGCTCCGCAAGGAGCTCGCGAAAGACCGCCCCGCCGCCGTGCCCGACGCGCCGACCCACGCGGCACGCGTCAGGGCCGAATTCGGCGACGGTCCGACCCGTCAGGCGCGCCCCGGCGCCAACCGCGGTGACAACCTGACAGGCGATTCGCCCTACCAGGACAGCCCGGCCCCCGCAGGCGCAGCCTTCGGGCTCGGCCGCACGGAGGCGTGA
- a CDS encoding FAD-binding oxidoreductase: MPTHPALVALQERLTGTLLLPEDDAYDAARQPWNLAIEQRPDAVAIPADVDDLRALLSAARESGTPLAIQPSGHGASGSLAGTVLVRMGAFDDLEVDLESGIVRVGTGVRWGAVVEALEGSGWVAPAGTSPVVSVAGYTLGGGHSWFSRTAGLGSDNLRAAWVLRTDGTHERVDDDTDADLMWALRGAGGLVGIVTATEIDLVRAPAVWGANLTFDVADAPAVVRAVRDLAASAPSTLNVFLNSMRMPDALQLPEEIRGRSFLTVQALSADGSQEELIDTIRRAGTVRREITGPTSPAALAAASNEPTDPTPGRGASMALSVLDDATIDALLEFRELPEQWPIMGIDIRMLGGALDAPRREGFASLESVGWLLHALVPVIPGVPAEPGEMSLEAFRELLGPNEASQTVATFLEPEQTLERCGSDDEIARLRDLRARFDPHAVLHDGRLPR; this comes from the coding sequence ATGCCCACACACCCCGCGCTCGTCGCGCTCCAGGAACGACTCACCGGCACCCTCCTCCTCCCCGAAGACGACGCTTACGATGCGGCGCGACAGCCGTGGAATCTCGCGATCGAGCAGCGGCCGGATGCGGTGGCGATACCTGCCGACGTCGACGACCTCCGTGCACTGCTGAGTGCGGCACGCGAGTCCGGCACGCCGCTCGCGATCCAGCCGAGTGGTCATGGCGCCTCCGGATCCCTGGCCGGCACCGTGCTCGTGCGCATGGGTGCTTTTGACGATCTGGAGGTCGACCTCGAAAGCGGCATCGTCAGAGTCGGTACCGGCGTGCGCTGGGGAGCTGTCGTCGAGGCGCTCGAAGGCTCGGGGTGGGTCGCTCCTGCCGGAACCAGTCCGGTGGTGAGCGTCGCGGGGTACACGCTGGGCGGCGGACACTCGTGGTTCAGCCGGACGGCGGGTCTCGGGTCCGACAACCTGCGCGCGGCGTGGGTGCTGCGCACCGACGGCACGCACGAGCGCGTCGACGACGACACCGATGCCGACCTCATGTGGGCGCTGCGGGGCGCCGGCGGCCTCGTCGGGATCGTGACCGCGACCGAGATCGATCTGGTGCGGGCACCCGCCGTCTGGGGGGCGAACCTCACCTTCGACGTCGCTGATGCCCCAGCGGTGGTCCGTGCCGTCCGCGACCTCGCAGCCTCGGCTCCGTCGACGCTCAACGTCTTCCTCAACTCGATGCGCATGCCGGACGCCCTGCAGCTTCCGGAGGAGATCAGGGGAAGGAGCTTCCTCACGGTCCAGGCGCTGTCGGCCGACGGGTCGCAGGAGGAGCTGATCGACACCATACGGCGGGCAGGGACGGTGCGCAGGGAGATCACCGGGCCGACGTCGCCGGCGGCACTCGCGGCCGCCTCGAACGAGCCGACGGATCCCACGCCGGGGCGTGGGGCGTCGATGGCGCTCAGCGTGCTCGACGATGCGACCATCGACGCCCTCCTCGAATTCCGGGAGCTGCCGGAGCAGTGGCCGATCATGGGCATCGACATCCGTATGCTCGGCGGTGCTCTCGATGCACCGCGGCGTGAGGGTTTCGCCTCGCTCGAATCCGTGGGCTGGCTGTTGCACGCTCTCGTGCCGGTGATCCCGGGAGTGCCCGCAGAACCGGGAGAGATGAGTCTCGAGGCCTTCCGAGAGCTGCTGGGACCGAACGAGGCATCGCAGACCGTGGCGACCTTCCTCGAACCGGAACAGACCCTCGAGCGCTGCGGGTCCGACGACGAGATCGCCCGGCTTCGTGATCTGCGTGCGCGCTTCGATCCGCACGCGGTGCTGCACGACGGACGGCTGCCGCGCTGA
- a CDS encoding FMN reductase yields MAVRRIAVVSAGLSNPSSTRMLADRLAAETVKALAEHDIEASVDVIELRDYAHDITNNLLTGFAPPALETAINTVVSADALIAVTPIFSTSYSGLFKSFIDVLDPDALTGTPVLIGANAGTARHSLAIDYAIRPLFAYLHAEPVSTGVFAASSDWGGAGDDVAPLAKRVEKGARELAEAIARREATAVADPYDPATYLGEGRSFGHMLGGLAGE; encoded by the coding sequence ATGGCCGTGCGTCGTATCGCCGTGGTCTCCGCCGGCCTGTCGAACCCGTCGTCCACGAGGATGCTCGCGGACCGACTCGCGGCCGAGACCGTGAAAGCCCTCGCCGAGCACGACATCGAAGCGAGCGTCGACGTGATCGAGCTGCGGGACTATGCGCACGACATCACGAACAACCTGCTCACCGGGTTCGCGCCGCCGGCCCTGGAGACGGCGATCAACACCGTGGTCTCCGCCGACGCGCTGATCGCGGTGACGCCGATCTTCTCGACGAGCTACTCGGGGTTGTTCAAGTCCTTCATCGACGTGCTCGACCCGGATGCGCTCACCGGCACGCCCGTGCTGATCGGTGCGAACGCCGGCACCGCGCGGCACTCGCTGGCGATCGACTACGCGATCCGCCCGCTCTTCGCCTACCTGCATGCGGAGCCCGTCTCGACCGGGGTGTTCGCGGCATCGAGCGACTGGGGTGGAGCGGGAGACGACGTCGCGCCGCTCGCCAAGCGCGTCGAGAAGGGTGCCAGAGAGTTGGCGGAGGCGATCGCCCGACGCGAGGCGACCGCGGTCGCCGACCCGTACGATCCGGCGACGTACCTGGGAGAGGGGCGTTCCTTCGGCCACATGCTCGGCGGTCTCGCGGGCGAGTGA
- a CDS encoding response regulator: MIRTLIVDDDALTLELHRDYMARLDGFVVAGECTGARAAMRAVLERPDAFDLVLLDITMPDGSGIDVLRTLRGRSAAVDVIAITGVRDADAVRQMAALGVFQYLIKPFPFAVFRERMEQYRTHREQARSTEGEATQAEIDALLGRSTATIPLPKGLSAASLDRVTAELRTDGPLSASEAAERLGMSRVAVRRYLEHLVAEGVLTRSARYGTRGRPETEYDWKRRPGPGT, from the coding sequence ATGATCCGCACACTCATCGTCGATGACGATGCTCTGACCCTCGAACTGCATCGCGACTACATGGCCCGCCTCGACGGGTTCGTCGTCGCCGGCGAGTGCACGGGGGCTCGAGCCGCCATGAGGGCCGTGCTCGAGCGCCCCGATGCGTTCGACCTGGTTCTGCTCGACATCACGATGCCGGACGGCTCCGGCATCGACGTGCTCCGCACGCTTCGCGGGCGATCCGCGGCCGTGGATGTGATCGCCATCACCGGCGTCCGCGACGCCGACGCCGTTCGACAGATGGCCGCACTCGGTGTCTTCCAGTATCTGATCAAGCCGTTCCCCTTCGCGGTGTTCCGCGAGCGGATGGAGCAGTACCGTACGCACCGCGAACAGGCGCGGAGCACCGAGGGCGAAGCGACGCAGGCGGAAATCGACGCCCTGCTCGGGCGTTCCACCGCGACGATCCCCCTCCCCAAGGGGCTCTCGGCGGCCTCGCTCGACAGGGTCACCGCCGAGTTGCGCACCGACGGGCCGCTCTCGGCGAGCGAGGCGGCAGAGCGTCTCGGTATGTCGCGGGTCGCCGTGCGTCGCTACCTGGAACACCTGGTCGCCGAAGGCGTACTCACGCGTTCGGCGCGATACGGGACCCGCGGACGGCCGGAGACCGAGTACGACTGGAAGAGGCGACCCGGCCCGGGGACCTGA
- a CDS encoding acyltransferase family protein, which yields MSTAGADISGPTTGSVPRRRRRVPFWDNARYVCIVLVVLGHAIQRLTYDSDIAFAFYLALYAFHMPAFAIISGYFSKSGSPSKTQMARVITDILLPYVIFETLWTLTKWLVEGQVDPNITKPSWTLWFLLALGIFRLVLPYLALLRWPLLWTVVISVGVGYLPNVDSTFSLSRTLGLLPFFTLGWWLREHDIVDRFRLLDFRPWWIRGGAVAIFALAGWAAWNWLPLWQASDLRHWLFYEDSYADLGGEQWWAGGVRILLMMLAVVLSAAFFALIPRGAHWWTAFGQYTMYVFLLHSFVLYPFRESGILQSLEPTWIWLPLVTVASVLIALALATKPVRWVFRPLVEPRPGWLFADPALASKEGRRNDPTGSRRPRQTGR from the coding sequence ATGAGCACTGCCGGCGCCGACATCTCAGGGCCCACCACAGGATCGGTTCCCCGCAGGCGGAGACGTGTGCCGTTCTGGGACAACGCGCGCTACGTCTGCATCGTGCTCGTCGTGCTCGGTCACGCGATCCAGCGCCTGACGTACGACTCCGACATCGCCTTCGCGTTCTACCTCGCGCTGTACGCGTTCCACATGCCGGCGTTCGCCATCATCTCCGGCTACTTCTCGAAGTCCGGCTCGCCCTCCAAGACGCAGATGGCCAGGGTGATCACGGACATCCTGCTCCCCTACGTCATCTTCGAGACGCTGTGGACACTCACCAAATGGCTGGTCGAGGGCCAGGTCGATCCGAACATCACGAAACCGAGCTGGACGCTGTGGTTCCTCCTCGCGCTCGGGATCTTCCGGCTCGTGCTCCCGTACCTCGCACTGCTCCGGTGGCCGCTGCTGTGGACCGTGGTCATCTCGGTCGGCGTGGGCTACCTGCCGAACGTCGACAGCACGTTCTCGCTGTCCCGCACCCTGGGGCTCCTTCCCTTCTTCACGCTGGGCTGGTGGCTGCGCGAGCACGACATCGTCGACAGGTTCCGCCTCCTCGACTTCCGCCCCTGGTGGATCCGCGGCGGCGCCGTCGCGATCTTCGCGCTGGCCGGCTGGGCGGCCTGGAACTGGCTTCCGCTGTGGCAGGCGTCCGACCTGCGGCACTGGCTCTTCTACGAGGACTCCTACGCCGACCTGGGCGGGGAGCAGTGGTGGGCCGGCGGGGTGCGGATCCTCCTGATGATGCTCGCCGTCGTGCTCAGCGCCGCCTTCTTCGCCCTCATCCCGCGGGGCGCCCACTGGTGGACGGCATTCGGCCAGTACACGATGTACGTGTTCCTCCTGCATTCGTTCGTGCTGTACCCCTTCCGCGAGAGCGGGATCCTGCAGAGCCTCGAGCCGACCTGGATCTGGCTCCCCCTCGTCACCGTGGCGTCAGTGCTGATCGCCCTCGCGCTGGCGACGAAGCCGGTCAGGTGGGTCTTCCGCCCGCTGGTGGAACCCCGCCCAGGGTGGCTCTTCGCCGACCCGGCGCTGGCCTCCAAGGAGGGGCGCCGGAACGACCCGACGGGCTCGCGGCGCCCGCGCCAGACCGGACGATAA